ACTCGCTGTTCATGGATAGGAGGTTGCCTAACAGCATTTCGCTGTCATCTCTCCAGCTTTCTTGATACCTTACATGGCGATCCGACTGAACGGTCCGGAAGCGGACCGGTCTCCGCCACGAAGATCACAGCTGGGTTCAGTCATGGTCAACGGCGCGCCGGCTGTGGGCGCGGTCGGCGGCCTCGTCTGCGTTCTCTCGATCGTTTGGGCGTTCTCTGGCCGCGGAGATTCTGGTTTCGGAGGCATTGCGGAACGGTGGCAGTATCTGCAGAGCTACCTGTTCTCGGAGCGGCTTGCTTACGCGTTTCTCTGGGATATGTTTCTGTACTCCGTATTCCAGCCGTGGCTGATCGGGGACAATCTTCGGAACGTGAAGGCGGATGCTGCTGGGCTTGTGAGTGTGGTGCGGTTCGTCCCCGTTGTGGGTTTAGTTGCCTACCTTCTTTGCTTAGAGGAAGAGGATTAGCTGTTAACTGtgtttttttatatattttttgtgATCATTTGGATCGTTGATCAGTGTGCAGTTGAGTGGATTATGTACTTGGTGGCAGTGAGTTTGCAACTGAAAACACAAATCTTGTAGCCGAACAAGAACAACCGGGATGGACATACAGTATTTTTTTTCCTGGGCGGCTAGTCTCTCTAGGAAACAAGCCCATCAGAAAAGCAACTAATTTTCTCTAAGACATAATTCTAACTGCCTGACGAATGCCGCTCAATTCTTCAGAAAGCTAGGACTGACACCAATGCCACGAAACCAAGAGTGACAGAGAAGCCGTGAGCTATCATCTTGGACCCCCGGCTGTATCGCGGCGGCGTCTGGCTGCTCACCGACGGTGACGGTATCATACGTGGTGTCGTCGGCGTTGGCGTCGCTGGCGTGGTGAGGGTCGCTGGAGCACTGGAGTTGGCGCTTGCGTGTGGAGTGACCGCCgccgcgggcggcggcggcggcggtggcagcgGCGGTGATGGTCCATGGGGAAGAAGACCGGCAACTGCAAGAGGGCTCATCATCAAACACAACTTCAGTGAGTGCCAAATCCCTGGCACGAGAAGGGGAGGCGAAATATCCGTGCACGTAATGGAGATCGCGTGCGTACGAGTATTACCTGCGCAGGCGCCGGTGGCGGGCGGGAGGTCGAGGCGGCAGAGCCGAGGCATGGCCATCACGCGCGTCATGTTGACGGCGACGGGGGCCGTGCTGGGGTTGCTGAGAGCCTGGCAGAGGCACTGCGGCTCGTCGTGCACCATGCTGCCAAGGTTGGCGCAGCAGGTGTCCGCCGGCACGGTGGCGGTGCCCTCGATGAAGGGCAGGCAGGGGAGGAGGCGGAGGAGGTCAGTGCTGCAGGTGGACGACGTGCCGGCCTGGGGCGGCACCGCATGGACGGCAGCGACGGaagccagcagcagcagcagcgcgaCGTAGAACGCAGGAGCCGACGCCATTGCTTCTCTCGCTAGCTGATCTTTTCTGCTCTGCATGGAAACTGGAGACAACTGTTTTCTTGATTTGCTCTTCTGGCGATTGGTTGCAGTGGATTTATAGCATCGGAGCAACGGCGATGCACGGTAATGGTGTGTGTTCCTGAGCTGGGAG
This portion of the Zea mays cultivar B73 chromosome 2, Zm-B73-REFERENCE-NAM-5.0, whole genome shotgun sequence genome encodes:
- the LOC100281998 gene encoding protease inhibitor/seed storage/LTP family protein precursor; the protein is MQSRKDQLAREAMASAPAFYVALLLLLASVAAVHAVPPQAGTSSTCSTDLLRLLPCLPFIEGTATVPADTCCANLGSMVHDEPQCLCQALSNPSTAPVAVNMTRVMAMPRLCRLDLPPATGACAVAGLLPHGPSPPLPPPPPPPAAAVTPHASANSSAPATLTTPATPTPTTPRMIPSPSVSSQTPPRYSRGSKMIAHGFSVTLGFVALVSVLAF